The Aneurinibacillus uraniidurans genome segment TCTAGAGAGGAGGAATTGAAATGTTTCCAATAAGATCACCCTTTAATGGAAAAGGTGTAGGCGGAAAAGGACCTTTCTCCATCAAAAAAACCCCTTCGCATACATTCGCACAATTACTCAAGAACAATGAGCAATTGAGAGTTTCCACCGCGAAATAAATCATTTCCCACATGAAAAAGACCTGCCTCTATGGTCACTGAGGCAGGTCTTTTTGTTATGCGCTACTTATGGCAAGCGCTTATTCAAAATGATCGGTCCAAACGGTAGTATCCCGGCAACAATTGCGCCAAGCGCACGTCCGATTGACCAATTTTGTGATGCTTTTACATTAAGCACGGCAAGAATGTAGAGCATAAACAATACGCCGTGAATCATTCCGATTATGGCCACACCCTGCGGGATATTCATCACGTATTTCAGTGGCATGGCTACGAAAAGTAAAAGCAAGAACGAAATCCCTTCGATAAGCCCAATCGTGCGCAAACGGGCAATGGGATCATTCATCACGATAAATCAGCTCCTTTTGGTTATACACTATGTTTCTTCCCCGATTATAAACTGAAATGAGCATGAATAACATAAAAACATGTACTGTTCATAATACCGACACTTTATATCATGTAAAAAAACAGGGGATAAATCTAACGAAATAAAAAACCGAGAGAGCTAACCTGCCCATCTCGGTTTTATAACAACTAATCGTTATCAGTCTCTACAAAATCTTTAAGAGCAGACAGCTTTTCATCCCAATAGTGTTCAAAAAAAGAAAGCCATTGTTTTAGTTCGACAAGAGGTTCTGGCTGAAGCCTATACCGGGTTTCCCGTCCGACCTTCTGACTGCTGACAAGACCCGCATCAGAAAGAACATGCAGATGCTTGTTGACAGCAGTACGAGTTATGGGGAAGTATTCTGTAATTGCAGTAATCGGCATTTCCTTGTCAGCGAGCAATTTTAACAGCTTTCTACGAGTGGGGTCAGCGATTGCTTGAAATACATCGTGCTTGGACGGAGATACAAGCAATTTAAGCCCCAATATATGCGGGAAGTTTCTCTGTTACGATTTTTCCCCATCCGCCGTCCATAATGCCACGAACGATCGAGTGAGGTTGTCCAAACTCTGTGATTTTTTCCGCATCCCAGCCAGAATGGATCAGTGTAAACTCTGTTTTTCCATCTTCTAACTTTTTTAATTCAAAAACAAGATGCCAATCCTTACCCCAATCAAAACCGACACGGTTCGGAGGGTCAAGCTCAGTTACTTTACATGGTGAATCACCGAATTGACCTGTTTGGAGTATGAAGTCATGTCCTAAAATAGGTTCAAAAGTATTTGGCATCCACCATGCCGAAATCCCTTCTGATGTTGCAACTGCTTTCCAAACTTTTTCAATCGGAGCATTAAGTACAATCGTTTTGTGGATTTCTGGTAATGTTTCCTGTGTTTGCATAACTGTGCCTCCAAAATTAAATATAACACCAAAATGTGTCGCAAATAATTGTAACACCTTTTGGTGTTATATCAAATGTTTTTTCCTATTTGATTATTTCCTTAAGTCTTGTTTACAATTCACGGTAGTTTGTTTAGGCGTTATAACTTGATGGCGATGTATCAGGATTCCAATTAGTAAAAAATATTTTTCAGTACCTTGCAATAAACAGTACTGAGTAGTATATTATATTTACTAGTACATGACACTGATTGGTACCATACAATAAACAGTAGTCATAATGAAGAAAGGTGAGTCAATCTTGAATGTACAATTTAAAAAAGGAGTCTTAGAACTATGTGTGCTTGTGTTATTGGATAAGCAAGACCGATATGGATACGAGTTGGTGCAGAGAATTTCGGATCAAATCGAAATATCCGAAGGTTCGGTATATCCACTGTTACGGCGCTTAACAAAAGAAGAATACTTCACAACATACTTACAAGAGTCGTCTGAGGGCCCATCTCGTAAATATTATCAATTAACCGACAAAGGAAGAAAATATCTTCACGAGCTTATTGAAGAGTGGAACGAATTCTCTAGCGGTGTAAATCAATTAATAAAAGAAGGGATGAACAATGAATAAAGTACAGTTTTTAAACCAATTAGACTCATCATTAAAAAGACTTTCGCCAAATGAACGTAAGGACATTCTACAAGATTATGAAGAGCATTTCGCAGTGGGTTTAGAAGCAGGAAAAACAGAAGAAGAAATTGCTGCATCACTTGGTTTACCAAATCAAATTGCAAAAGAACTGCTTGCTTTGTATCATCTTGAAAAAGTGGAGACAGCGGCGACTACAGGGAACATTATGCGTGCAGCCTGGGCCACCATCGGATTAAGCTTTTTCAACTTGGTGATTGTCTTCGGGCCATTTATTGCACTAGTTGGAGTGATCTTTGCTGGCTGGACAGCAGGTATGGCGTTTGTTGCCTCCCCACTTCTCGTTCTCGTTAACACAGTAATAAATCCGGGAACATTCGAACTTGCTGACTTATTCTTATCAATGGCGCTTTGTGGAATTGGATTATTTATTGCCATTGGTATGTTCTTTACGACAAAAACAGTTATACATTTATTTGTACGTTATCTAAAATTCAATGCATCACTTGTGAAAGGCGGATTAAAACATGAGTAGTATAAAAAAAATATCTATGATTGCACTGGTACTTTTACTAGTTGGTGCAGCAGGAAGCCTTTTAACATTTCGCTCAGCAAATAAAGAAGTGTCTGTTTCAGAAGAAAAAGTTATCGACAATAAAAATATTACAGCAATCCAATTAGAAACCGGCAATGTACATGTAGAAGTCGCCCCTACAAAAGATACCGTAACAAAGATACAATTATCAGGAAAAGGAACAACTGAAACAAAACAAATCTTCACAGCAAATGTTGAAGGAACAACACTCTTCATCAAACTTAAAGAACAACAGTTGAAAATTTTTAATTTCTTTCCTCGCTCCGAATCCTTAACATTAAAAGTATCTTTACCTGAAAAGCAATACGCATCTATGCAAATTGATAATAATAACGGGGTTGTACAAATACAACAGCTCAACATAAAAGATGTAAAAGCTACAACAGACAACGGAAGTATTGAATTGAAAAATATTCCTTCCACTACAGTTAATGTAGAATCAGATAACGGAAAACTCTCACTTGATCATGTAGATGGAACCATTAACGGAAAAACAAACAATGGAAAGATTTCCGTGGTAACCAAACAATTGGATCGCCCCATGCAATTAACTTCTGATAACGGGAATATCATAATCCGCACAGAAGAAGAGCCTACAAATGTAACATTTAATGTACGTGTAGACAATGGCCACATCAATATCCTCGACAAGTACACGGGTAATGCTGTGATCGGTAAAGGAGATAACTTGATCAAATTAGCAACAGATAATGGGGAAATTACTGTAACAAAATAATCATGAATCGAAGGGAAACAGGCACAGCAACCTACTCATTTGTGGGTTGCTGTTTTCCTGTACGTTACAGTAATCCAATAAAAAGATAAATGGCAGTTCCCCAGATAAACAGGGCAGAGCATTTATTGAATATGTTCATCAACCCCCCTGTACCATCTAGCTTCTTCATGACTGTACCCGCAAGCGTTAATCCAAAGAACCAAATCCAGGATACTGCAATACATGCGATTGTAAAAAACACTTGTTTCGTTCCGACATACTTTAATGCACTTGTCCCAATAACACCAACTGTATCTAAGATGGCATGAGGATTTAATAAAGAAACGGATAAAGCGAAGAGGATTTGTTGACGGATTGGTAATGCTTGATTCGGTTCATTCGTTGTTGGTTCAGACCTCCAAATAACGTACCCCATGTAAAGTAAAAACAAAATTCCAGCAATCATAAGGCCAAGTCGTAACCAGTGGAATTGTAAAACAACAACAGATAACCCAAAGACAGCTAATAGGATTAAAAAGGTATCACACAGTGCAGCAGTAATCGTCGCCGGAAGCGCCCGAAGTAGCTTTGGCTGTGTGGCTCCTTGTGAAAATACAAATACATTCTGTACCCCTAAAGGTAAAATGAGTCCGAATGCTAAGATGATTCCATGAAAAATGGCTTCCATATAAGTCAACTCCCTTTCAATTGCTATCGTACTTGTGATACAACTAAAAGAAAACAACCAATTGGATGGTTTTTTATCCACCCAATTTAGGAGAGATTAGATGAAGTGGAAACCAAATCGTCAGTCTCATTTGACCGTTCAAGAGCAAATTGTAGATTGGATAAAATCTCAGATTGAACGAGGGGAGTGGACTGTTGGCACAAAGATTCCAACACAGCGCCAACTCGCAGCGCAATTTAATGTGAACCGGAGTACCGTGCAGCTTGCACTTGATGAAGTAAAAGCGGATGGTTTGCTCGAATCAAAAATGGGATCAGGAGTATTTGTGGCTAATAATTCGTGGAATGTACTTTTGAACAGAGCTCAACCGAATTGGCAGCAGCATATTGAATCAAGTATTCATAAACCAAACTACCATACGATTCAGCTCATCAACGAATATGAGCAAATGGATCATATCATCCGGCTTGGAACAGGTGAATTATCACCTGAATTACTCCCAACGAAACAAATTGAACAGTCGTTACAAAAGATTTCGCTTGAAGCAAAGGCAATAGGTTATTCATCACCACAAGGAAGTGAAAAGCTGAGAAGAATTTTATGTACCTATTTAAAAAAACGTGGGATTCAAACAGCGCCTGAGAACATTTTAATTGTTTCAGGTGCACTTCAAGCGCTTCAATTAATTGCAATGGGACTATTAGAAGAAGGATCAATCGTCTTCCAGGAACAACCTTCGTATTTAAATTCTGTGCATCCCTTTCAATCCGCTGGAATGCGGATGATTCCAGTTTTGCGGGATGAACATGTAACAGACAATTTACGGGCACTCAAAAGAAAAAGACAATCTTTATTTTACTGTGTACCAACCTTACACAATCCGACAGGGCATAATTGGTCGATGGAAGAAAAGAAAAGCCTGTACAATACGTGCAAGGAGCTGCAAATCCCAATTATTGAAGATGATGTGTATCACGAACTATTATTTGACTCATCTTCGCCTGCTATAAAGTCGTTTGATACATCAGGGCAGGTGCTTTATATCGGCAGTGTATCCAAAACGCTAAGTCCCGGATTACGAATTGGTTGGGTGGTTGCCCCTTCACCTGTAATTAGGCGATTAGCTGATATTAAAATGCAAACGGACTATGGTTCAAGTGCCTTTTCTCAAGAAATCGTTGCACACTGGATATCATCCGGTTTATACGAAAAGCACCTGATTAAGCTTCGTGAACAATTGAAAAGAAGGGCGACATTTGTAGAAGAAATAGTAGAACAGCAATTTCAAAAAATCGCTACCTGGAAAAAGTCTGAGGGTGGTTTTTATATATGGCTCAGATTTCATGAACCGATTGTAAACAAGGCATTATTTCTAAATTTACTTAATCAAAATGTTTTGATCAACCCAGGTTATATTTATGAATCGGGAGATTTACATCATATTCGTCTTTCCTATGCCTATGCGTCATTAGAAGAATTAAAAAAAGGACTAAACATTTTACTAGAACTAATCCGGAACTAATTCTATAATATCCGTGTTTTGTTGGCAGGCTTCCTTCTTATAGTGATTCCATAAAGGGAAGTATAGCGCTTATAACTGACTCTTTGTTTTGCATATGTAAAGCATGACCTACATTGTTAATTTTAATGTGGGTTGCTTTAGGTAAGAGATGCAATGCTTGTTTAGCATCTTCATCTCTTATTAAACCTCCAAATGTAGGATCGCCTTGAAGAAGTAAAACAGGGCATTGAATTTTAGGGAGCAATTCGTCTATTTTATATTCGGCATAAGTTTCGTCAAAGCGTCCAAGAACGGCTGTAAGTACCTCCGGATCATTTTGGCTTAGACTTGTTGCGATAAAATGAAATAAAGGATGATCTTCTCCCAATACTTTGAAAGCAGGGACCATGTCTTTTTGACCTGGAATTGAGAGAAAAAACTTTTGTTTTAGTTCCGAAAGGATATATTCGGTTGATTTAGTTTTTGCCAGGTCTCTCTGTAACATCAGCATTTCTCGATTGCCGTCTTTAGTACCTTCTTTCAGAACTTCTAATGAAATGGGGGAATCTCCAATGATCAATGCTTTCACAAGAGCTGGATGATGTGCTGCAGCTAAAATGCTAATCATTCCTCCAAGAGAATGACCAAATACAATTGTAGGTTCTTTAATACAGCCTTCGATGAAAGCAGATATATCTGGAACATAGTCGTCTATTTTATAATTTGAATGAACGTTATCTGATTTACCATGACCTCGTAAGTCTACTGCGTATAAATGCCAATTTTCCTCAAGCTCAGGAATTATGGATTGAAATGACTGCCACCTTGAAGTGGCTGCATGAAGCAATAGTAGGGGTGGGCTGGCTGGATTACCACCTTCTGCATAATTTAGCTTAACAAATCCCGTATTAAAAACTTTTTCAATCATTAGCGGCCTCCTTTTTTATTTCTTATCTTTTATTTTGTAAAATTGTACAATTGACTATGATTTTTGAAAAGAATATTTTATTCAATCGTTCATTCTAAAAAAATAATTCTCTAGTTTACGATGTAGTTATTTACATATAATGATAATTTTGTTACTTTATTTATAGACCGAACGTTCAGTTTATAGAATTACAATGAGGCCTCTGTATCTGTAAAGGGGAAAATGTATATGCTTTTTATCATGCTGCTTGCTTTTTTGCTTGTATATGACCCTATATTCGGAAAAATGATGTTTGAACGTTTTGTACGAAAGCTGATACGCAATCAAACAACACGAGTGAGCTACTATTATGAAACAATAGCTGTTTTGTGGGGGGCTGTCTTGCTTTTATTTTTGGCAGTGTGGCAATACAAGGTGCCTTTGACTGAGCTTGGCCTACAAAAGGTACCTACTTTCAATCTTTTAGATGGAAATCCGCTGAATGCATGGATTTCTGCTATTGTGCTTGGCTTGATACTTTTGTATGGGATTGTTTTTGTTGTAAATACCTTATTATTTGTATGGAAACCTCACTATTTCGAAAAAATTCAAAAGGAAATCGAAGAAGAAGGGTATACCACTTACTTACTTCCTACCAGTACAAAAGAAAAGTGCGTATGGGTTTTCGTTTCGATCACAGCAGGCGTATGTGAGGAATTGCTCTACCGTTCATTCTTGATGTATTATCTACCGTCACTACTAGACACCCAATCCGTATGGATATCTCTTATTCTCTCTTCTCTTATTTTCGGATTAGCCCATACGTATCAAGGCGTAAAAGGAGCAATGAAGGCTACGACATTAGGCATGTATTTTTGCTTGCTTTACCTCGTTACAGACTCTATCATTCCAGGTATGATTCTACATACACTGATTGACCTGGCCGGGGTTTTCATGATGAAATCAAGGAAAGAAAAATCGTAAGGAAGGTATTACAGATGGAAAAGCGAAAACGGGATAAAAACGAAACGAAAAAAAGAATTGCAGAAAAAGCAAAGGAACTCTTCTCGCAGAAAGGATATGCGGCGACTTCCATTGAGGATATTATTGCTGCTGCCGAGAGTAGCAAAGGGAACGTATATTATCATTTTAAAAGCAAAGAAAATTTATTTTTATACTTGCTCGAAGCTGGGATCGAAGAGTGGATTGATCAATGGAAGAAAAAAGAAAGCCAATATCACACAGCATCAGATAAGTTGTATGGGATCGCTTTGCATGTAGCGGAAGATTTTCAGAATCCGCTCATTAAAGCGGCGGAAGAGTTCAGCGGAAGTCAGACGGCTGATCCGGAAGTATTAAGTCGTGTGCTGGAGATTACACGTATCCCGCGTCGCCTGTACCATGAAGTGCTAGCAGAAGGAATAGCCTCCGGTGAATTTGCTTCTCGTGATGTAACGGAGTTAGCGTTTATTTTTTCTGGACTGCTGGGAGGGCTCGGTGCAGCATACTATGAAGTGGGAATAGACGAATTGAAACGTTTGTACAAAGAAGCGATAACTGTGTTTCTACATGGAATCAGCCTAGAAAAGTAAGACTAATTTTTTTTAGTTACTTAACAGACCGACCGTTCAGTTTATATATTTAGAAAGGATGGGGCGTACATGCTTAAGACTGAAGTACAGATGTGGTACTATGCTTTATTCGCATGGCGGGAGCGGAAAGAAACAAGAGGAGAAAACCAAACATTTTCATTTCATAAAAATAGTGTGTATTGGGGTCTATTCTTAATGTTTCTACACGAACAAATCTTAGAAGGGGCTGGACTTCACTTCGTTCTGCACCGTACTAGCCCGTTTTGGGCCTGGATCGTCACTGCCTTGCATGTGTATACCGTAATCTGGCTAATCGGAGATTATAAAGCGATTCGTCATTCACGGTTTTGTCTTATAGACGAAAAACTGGAACTGCGTGTGGGGTTCCGTAAATCGGTAACGGTGGAACTAAGTAATATCGCATATATCGGTTCGGTCAAAACAAGTCTAGAGCAGATGAGTATAGAGACAGATGCTTTCCATGCAGAAGCATGCCCGCGTCTCGCCCCTGATATGGGGTTAGCGGATGAGCCACAGTTTGAGATTGAGCTTCACGAACCTGTTCTGTCCGGTGGATTGTTCGGTAGAAAGCAATTAATTCGCAAGCTATATATACGGGTCGATGAACCTTCTGTTTTCTTGCAATCAATTAAAAAGCACATGTGCTACACGTCATACCGTAAATATACGTAAAAGTGTATGATCACGAACCTCGTTGACATCCAACGAGGTTTTATTTTTTCAAGTAATACATTTATTACTGTTTACTTTACAAGTTGCGTCAACTTTTCAAATAACACCTGCATTTATGTTTTATCAGGCGTTCTAGCTGCATTACAATTTTTGGTTTATAATTTTGGGAATATTGTCTGTATATGGGGGGATCATTATCAAGATAAGGACATCTGCAATTGTCTGTAGCGTAGTAAGTATGATAATTTCAGGAACGTTATTGCAAGGGACTACATCAGACACCTTAGATACTAACCAAAAACACGAATATACAAAGTCAGCAAATATATCAAAAGACAAAAATACTATAAGGAAAAAAGCTAGGAACCTTCAAGAAGCAAAAATGCTACTTCAAACCTTAACCAAGCGCTCGGTTCGTTCATATTCTACGTGGGATTTTGGACGGGAAAAAGATACAAGCTGTATTTCTGTTTTAGTAAAGGAAAAGGATGCTATTAACATTCTACATGCAATCAGAACTCAACTTGATCCGGGCATGATAGCATTCATTGGTACGAAAACAACACAATGGTTTGAAAATAAAGAAAAGGAAACAGAAGTTGAAATTGTCGTGGGTAAAGGAGATGATCCGTTCGATATTCTTCGTATAGCTAGAACAGATGCTATTAATTATGGAATGAAAACAGAAGATTTGATTAAAAAGCTAAGAAACTTGGTAAAAGACAATAAAATTGACATAATAGCTGCCGAAACCGATACAGTCGAATTAGAACTAGTAGACATGCCTTATGATCTCCATGCATTTTGCCAAGAATTATATTCTCTGTGTCCCGACATCGTTGACCAAGGAATAGGCTCTATAGAAGATTTAGAGGCTTCAATGCGTAAAGACAAAAAAATTTATTTATGGTGGGATTAGGGAGTAATAATCCTAAAAAAAGAAAAAGACACCCATAAAGGATGCCAGTGGGAAGTGGTGGTGATAACACATGGCTACATTATAATCCGGTAAGTAGAATAGATAAATGACTTGACCGGATTCTTCATGTAAACGATACGATTACTATATAAAATTAATATTTAGGTGGTGCAGCATAACGTTGTGCTCTTATGCAAGCGAATTACAGAGAAGTGAGGGTAATATGGGGTTGCCTATAATGAGATAGTAGAGTAGGAGGGGAGTAGTTACTCCCTCCTACTCACCATTCAATTTTTAGCATGTTTTATTATCTGTTACCTTTATAGATGACTGTTCTGTTCTTTTTATTGACTTACTTTGCAGCCATTCATAAATAATTGGAATCACCATAAAACTGTTAAGCGTTGATGTAATCATTCCCCCAATCACTACAATTCCAAGTGTTTGAGAAATAACCGTATCTGTGCTGTGTGTGAATGCTAATGGCAAAAGCGTTAAAATAGTTGTTCCAGCCGTCATGAAAATCGGGCGCACCCGGGACAAGCTGCCTTGAATAATGGCGCTCCTCATTTCCATGCCTTCCAATCGATTTCGCTCAATCTTATCAATCATAACGATACCATTGGTAACTACAATTCCAATAAGCATAAGTACACCGACTAAGGCAGCTAAGTTCCATTCTCCACCAAAAAGAATCAAACTTAATACAACCCCACTTACTGCCATTGGAATGCTTAACAAGACCGCCAATGGTGCTTTCCAGCCTTTAAATACAGCACTTGTAATAAGTAGGACCAACAGTACGGAGAAGGCTAATGCAATCGACATATCGACTATCATTTGTTTAACCTGCTCAGAAATCCCACCTAACGAAAACGACACACCTTTCGGTAAGGACGTATGATCAAGCGTCTGTTGTACTTTACTTGATACACCGCTCATATCGTTAGAGGTAATTTGCGCGGTCACAGCCGCATATGGTTGTCCATCACGTTCCTGGATAGAAGAAGGAGTGTGATCCTCTGAAATAACTGCCAGCTGATCCAGGCGGATTTTTTGTCCATTTTTTGCAGTAAAGGTCTCGGAAGCTAGTAAGGACATAAGTTTTGCTGGATCACTTTGCTTTGCAGCTACTTCGCTACCTTTTTCCTGCAACTGTTCAAGATACATATCACCAGGAATGGAGTAAGAGCTGGTCGTAATCGAAAAATCTTTTGGCTGCGTGAAATAACCAGATAGTACACGTGTGATATCATCCAGTTTTACGCCAGCCTGCTTAATTTTGTTTTGGTTCAGTATCACCGTATATTGCGGCGTTCCATTTGTGAGGTCTACTTTCCCATCTACGCTTAGCCCTGAAATATCAGCTAACGCAACCCGAACTTTTTGCGCTGCATCATCCACAGATTTTTGATCCGGGCCTGTAAGCATCACTTTTAATTGTGAATCATCCCCGGAAATGTTTTGGTTCGTAACGGTATATACAGCTTTATTTGAGAGTGACGAAAGGGACGTTTGCAGGCTTGGGATAAAAGAATTTAGCTGATTTTTATCCTTCAGCGCTACAGATAGATTCGCAACATTTGGCTGCTGAATAAATCCGCCACCCTCATCGAACACATCGTCACTTTGCGGTGCAAAGCTTGAGCCAAAGGAAGCCGAAAAGGCAGCCACATTTGGATTTGCTCGCAGAACACTCTCAACCTTTTTAACTTCCGTATCGACTTGAGACAGTGAACTTCCTTTCGGCAATTCAACCTTAACCGCCACCTGACCTGATTTTGCGCTTGGCAAGAAGTTAACAGGCAAGAAAGCAGAATAAATGCCAGCACCGACAAAGAGTACAATCGAAGTAAGAATAACCCACCGCTTGTTCGTAAAGGCGAACTGCAGAACCGGCTTCA includes the following:
- a CDS encoding DUF3817 domain-containing protein — protein: MMNDPIARLRTIGLIEGISFLLLLFVAMPLKYVMNIPQGVAIIGMIHGVLFMLYILAVLNVKASQNWSIGRALGAIVAGILPFGPIILNKRLP
- a CDS encoding ArsR/SmtB family transcription factor, whose protein sequence is MLVSPSKHDVFQAIADPTRRKLLKLLADKEMPITAITEYFPITRTAVNKHLHVLSDAGLVSSQKVGRETRYRLQPEPLVELKQWLSFFEHYWDEKLSALKDFVETDND
- a CDS encoding SRPBCC family protein; this translates as MQTQETLPEIHKTIVLNAPIEKVWKAVATSEGISAWWMPNTFEPILGHDFILQTGQFGDSPCKVTELDPPNRVGFDWGKDWHLVFELKKLEDGKTEFTLIHSGWDAEKITEFGQPHSIVRGIMDGGWGKIVTEKLPAYIGA
- a CDS encoding PadR family transcriptional regulator, which encodes MNVQFKKGVLELCVLVLLDKQDRYGYELVQRISDQIEISEGSVYPLLRRLTKEEYFTTYLQESSEGPSRKYYQLTDKGRKYLHELIEEWNEFSSGVNQLIKEGMNNE
- a CDS encoding DUF1700 domain-containing protein, whose amino-acid sequence is MNKVQFLNQLDSSLKRLSPNERKDILQDYEEHFAVGLEAGKTEEEIAASLGLPNQIAKELLALYHLEKVETAATTGNIMRAAWATIGLSFFNLVIVFGPFIALVGVIFAGWTAGMAFVASPLLVLVNTVINPGTFELADLFLSMALCGIGLFIAIGMFFTTKTVIHLFVRYLKFNASLVKGGLKHE
- a CDS encoding DUF4097 family beta strand repeat-containing protein — translated: MSSIKKISMIALVLLLVGAAGSLLTFRSANKEVSVSEEKVIDNKNITAIQLETGNVHVEVAPTKDTVTKIQLSGKGTTETKQIFTANVEGTTLFIKLKEQQLKIFNFFPRSESLTLKVSLPEKQYASMQIDNNNGVVQIQQLNIKDVKATTDNGSIELKNIPSTTVNVESDNGKLSLDHVDGTINGKTNNGKISVVTKQLDRPMQLTSDNGNIIIRTEEEPTNVTFNVRVDNGHINILDKYTGNAVIGKGDNLIKLATDNGEITVTK
- a CDS encoding LysE/ArgO family amino acid transporter translates to MEAIFHGIILAFGLILPLGVQNVFVFSQGATQPKLLRALPATITAALCDTFLILLAVFGLSVVVLQFHWLRLGLMIAGILFLLYMGYVIWRSEPTTNEPNQALPIRQQILFALSVSLLNPHAILDTVGVIGTSALKYVGTKQVFFTIACIAVSWIWFFGLTLAGTVMKKLDGTGGLMNIFNKCSALFIWGTAIYLFIGLL
- a CDS encoding PLP-dependent aminotransferase family protein, which translates into the protein MKWKPNRQSHLTVQEQIVDWIKSQIERGEWTVGTKIPTQRQLAAQFNVNRSTVQLALDEVKADGLLESKMGSGVFVANNSWNVLLNRAQPNWQQHIESSIHKPNYHTIQLINEYEQMDHIIRLGTGELSPELLPTKQIEQSLQKISLEAKAIGYSSPQGSEKLRRILCTYLKKRGIQTAPENILIVSGALQALQLIAMGLLEEGSIVFQEQPSYLNSVHPFQSAGMRMIPVLRDEHVTDNLRALKRKRQSLFYCVPTLHNPTGHNWSMEEKKSLYNTCKELQIPIIEDDVYHELLFDSSSPAIKSFDTSGQVLYIGSVSKTLSPGLRIGWVVAPSPVIRRLADIKMQTDYGSSAFSQEIVAHWISSGLYEKHLIKLREQLKRRATFVEEIVEQQFQKIATWKKSEGGFYIWLRFHEPIVNKALFLNLLNQNVLINPGYIYESGDLHHIRLSYAYASLEELKKGLNILLELIRN
- a CDS encoding alpha/beta fold hydrolase, which gives rise to MIEKVFNTGFVKLNYAEGGNPASPPLLLLHAATSRWQSFQSIIPELEENWHLYAVDLRGHGKSDNVHSNYKIDDYVPDISAFIEGCIKEPTIVFGHSLGGMISILAAAHHPALVKALIIGDSPISLEVLKEGTKDGNREMLMLQRDLAKTKSTEYILSELKQKFFLSIPGQKDMVPAFKVLGEDHPLFHFIATSLSQNDPEVLTAVLGRFDETYAEYKIDELLPKIQCPVLLLQGDPTFGGLIRDEDAKQALHLLPKATHIKINNVGHALHMQNKESVISAILPFMESL
- a CDS encoding CPBP family intramembrane glutamic endopeptidase → MLFIMLLAFLLVYDPIFGKMMFERFVRKLIRNQTTRVSYYYETIAVLWGAVLLLFLAVWQYKVPLTELGLQKVPTFNLLDGNPLNAWISAIVLGLILLYGIVFVVNTLLFVWKPHYFEKIQKEIEEEGYTTYLLPTSTKEKCVWVFVSITAGVCEELLYRSFLMYYLPSLLDTQSVWISLILSSLIFGLAHTYQGVKGAMKATTLGMYFCLLYLVTDSIIPGMILHTLIDLAGVFMMKSRKEKS
- a CDS encoding TetR/AcrR family transcriptional regulator, which codes for MEKRKRDKNETKKRIAEKAKELFSQKGYAATSIEDIIAAAESSKGNVYYHFKSKENLFLYLLEAGIEEWIDQWKKKESQYHTASDKLYGIALHVAEDFQNPLIKAAEEFSGSQTADPEVLSRVLEITRIPRRLYHEVLAEGIASGEFASRDVTELAFIFSGLLGGLGAAYYEVGIDELKRLYKEAITVFLHGISLEK
- a CDS encoding DUF4253 domain-containing protein is translated as MIISGTLLQGTTSDTLDTNQKHEYTKSANISKDKNTIRKKARNLQEAKMLLQTLTKRSVRSYSTWDFGREKDTSCISVLVKEKDAINILHAIRTQLDPGMIAFIGTKTTQWFENKEKETEVEIVVGKGDDPFDILRIARTDAINYGMKTEDLIKKLRNLVKDNKIDIIAAETDTVELELVDMPYDLHAFCQELYSLCPDIVDQGIGSIEDLEASMRKDKKIYLWWD